The DNA segment GAGCAGCACCGCCAGCACCGCCAGTACAGGCAGCACCGCCGGCCCGAGCAGTGCCGGGGCGCGTACCACGGTGAGCACACCTGCCTATCCCGGTGCCGCGTTCTTCAAGCCGGGGCGGTCCGGCCCCCACGTGGAGCAGCTCGGCAAGCAGCTGGTGAAGAAGGGCTTCGGCAAGTACTACACGGCCGGCCCCGGATCCCGGTGGACCGAGGCGGACCGGCGCAATGTCCAGGCGTTCCAGCGGGCCCAGGGATGGACCGGCAGGGCGGCCGACGGATATCCCGGCCCCGAGACATGGAGGCGACTCTTCGCATGACCGAGACGACAGCAGCCGGTGGGCACACCGAGCTCGGGGGGCAGACGGGACCGGCCGGACCAACGGACGTTCCCAGGGGGCCGGTTGCACCGGTCGAGCCCGTCGAGCCGGCCGGGACGACGTGGTTCGGGGAGCCGGCCGGGGACCGGCCGGCGATGCGCAGGACCGCGGTCATCATGAACGAGTCCACGACCGAGATCCCGGTTCACCTGTTGTTCCGTGACGATGCCCCCGGGGCCGTGGCGACACCGGCCCGGACGGTCGGCCGGCCCGCCGGCCACCCGGGGGGTCCGGCCGGCCGGAAGCGGCAGCCGACCCGGACGGACAGCCGCGTCCAGGGCTCCGGCAGGTCCGCGCCGTCCGCCGACCCCGGGCTGGCCGAGCGCCCCGGGGCCTCGCTGCCCGGCGCCGCCGCGCTGCTCGGCGGCGCCGTCGCGCTCGTCGGTTTCGCGGTGGTGCTCTGGAGGGCCGGGGCGGTTCCGGCGCCGGTGTCCGCACTGCTGCGGCTGGACGCGGTGCCGTACGACGGGATCGGGCCGGAGGTGGGCGCGGTGCTCGCCGTGCTCGGTGCGCTGGCGCTCCTCGCCTTCGGCGGGCTCGGGCGCGGACGAGTCGGCCACGCGTGGGTCCTCTCGCTCTTCGGTGACTACCGGGGGAGCGTGCGGCGGACCGGGCTGGTGTGGACGAGTCCGCTGGCGCTGCGCCGCCGGGTCGACGTACGGCTGCGGCACTGGCGCAGCGAGCCGCTGCCCGCTGTCGACGCCGACGGCACGGCCCTGCGCGCCGTCGTCCTGGTGGTGTGGCGGATCAAGGACACGGCACGGGCCGCGTACGGGGTGGAGAACCACGAGGCGTATCTGTGCGAGCTGGTGGAGGCCGCGATGGCCCGGGTCCTCTCCCAGCTGCCGGCCGACGCCTTCCATGAGGACGGGCCGACGCTGCGCGACAGCGAGGCGGTCGGTGACGCGCTGACCCGGATGCTGAAGGCGGAGGCGTTCCCGGTGGGCATCGAGGTGTTCTCGGCGCAGCCGACCCGGATCGAGTACGCCCCTGAGGTCGCGGGCGCGATGCAGCGGAGCCGGGTCGCCGCGATCGACGCCCGGCACCGGGACACCGTGCTGACCTCGGTGGTGGACGCGGTGGACGACACGGTGACCCGGCTGACCACGCGCGGCCTGGTCGAGCTGGACGTCTACGAGCGCAACGCGCTCGTCAGGGATCTGACGGTCGCCTTCTACGCGGGGCGCGGCGGCACTTCTTCCTGAGCCTTCTTCCTGAGCCTCCTGCCGGGGAACCCCTGCACTTCTCCTGGAATTGGTGCAGACCTGTGTTTGATATGGACACGGCGAACTGACGTCCATACTCTGAGCCTTGGTCTAGACCGCAGCTCGGCACACCGAACTCCCCACGTTCCGAGGAGTGCAGCATGCGCAAGAAAATAGGTGCGGCCGTGGTCGGCCTCGCCGTGGCGGGCGTCTCTCTGCTCGCCACCGGCAGCGCCAGCAGCCACGGATACACCGACCAGCCCATCAGCCG comes from the Streptomyces sp. NBC_01471 genome and includes:
- a CDS encoding SPFH domain-containing protein, giving the protein MNESTTEIPVHLLFRDDAPGAVATPARTVGRPAGHPGGPAGRKRQPTRTDSRVQGSGRSAPSADPGLAERPGASLPGAAALLGGAVALVGFAVVLWRAGAVPAPVSALLRLDAVPYDGIGPEVGAVLAVLGALALLAFGGLGRGRVGHAWVLSLFGDYRGSVRRTGLVWTSPLALRRRVDVRLRHWRSEPLPAVDADGTALRAVVLVVWRIKDTARAAYGVENHEAYLCELVEAAMARVLSQLPADAFHEDGPTLRDSEAVGDALTRMLKAEAFPVGIEVFSAQPTRIEYAPEVAGAMQRSRVAAIDARHRDTVLTSVVDAVDDTVTRLTTRGLVELDVYERNALVRDLTVAFYAGRGGTSS